In the genome of Chloroflexota bacterium, the window TCACCGACCGCCCCGTGCGGATCGACGGCACGATTGCCGAGCGCGTGGTGGCCGGCCACGGCTGCCTCAACAACCCGAACGTCCGCGCGCTCGGGCGGGCGCGCATGCTCGACGCGCTGGCCCACTACGCCGACGTGGACGGCATCTTCGTCGATTGGCCCGAGTACACCTGCTACTTCCTGGAGGATGTGTTCGTCTGCTTCTGCGACCATTGCCAGGAAGCAGCGGCCCGCCGAGGGTTCGATTGGGGCCTGATCCGGCGGGACGCGCGGGCGCTCTGGGACCGGCTGCACGCGCTCCGGCCAGCAAACCTCGCGCGGGCCACTGACGCCGCCGACCTGACGTTCCTGGTGGCCGATGGGCTGGTCGCGTATCCAGGCTTCGGGGAGTTGCTGCGGTTCAAGGCGTCGTCCGTCCGCGAGGCCATCGCCGATCTGCGGCAGACCATGAACGCGGCCGGCGCCTCTGGCGTGGCGCTCGGACTGAACGGGTTCGCGCCGCCGTGGTCCCGCCTGACCGGCATGGACTACCGCACCGTCCACGGCCCGGACGTGGCCCAGGCGACGCGCTGCAAGCTGTTCACCTTCCACTGGCCGATGATCGTTCGCTGGTGGTCGGAGTCCCTGCTCGCCTGGAACCCCGGGCTGGACGAGCGCGCCGTGCCGCGGGCCGTCCAGGCGGCGCTCGACCTGCCAACGCCGCCCGACGAGCATCGGCAGACCCTGGCCGAGTACGACATGCCCCGACCGGATGAGCCGCACCCGATCACCCCCGAAGCGCTGACCCGGAAGGTCAACCAGGCTATCGGGCTGGCAGCGGCCGGCGGCCACGGCGCCGACTGCCTGGCCTACGTCCACAGCTACCGCCCGCCCGAGGAGTTCCGCCGGGTGCTGCAGGCCGTCCTCGCCAGCGAAGCGCGCGGCTGCTGGGTGCAGCGGTACGGCTACCTCAGCGACGAGAAGCTGGCGATCATGCGGGAGGTCTGGCCGGCATGACCGTCGATCCTTCGGGCCATCCAGGCCAGCCCGCCAACCCCCCGAGCCAGCCACCCGATCCGCTGGCCCGGCTGGCCCAGGCGTACGCCGTCGCCCGGGCCGAGACCGCCCGGGCCATCGTCGGGCAGGAGGCCACGTTCGAGCTGCTGTTCGCCGCCCTGCTGGCCGGCGGGCACGTGCTGCTGGAGGGCGTGCCGGGCACCGCCAAGACGCTCCTGGCTCAGACGCTGGCTGCCCTGGTCGCCGGCACGTTTCGGCGGGTCCAGTTCACGCCAGACCTGATGCCATCGGATGTCGTCGGCACGACGGTCTTCGATCCGCGCGCCGTCGAGTTCCATTTCCGGAGCGGGCCGGTCTTCTGCCATGTCCTGCTGGCCGACGAGATCAACCGCGCGCCGGCCAAGACTCAGGCCGCCCTGCTGGAGGCGATGGAGGAGCGGCGCGTCACGGTGGACGGCGTCGGACACCCGCTCCCCGAGCCGTTCATGGTGATTGCCACCCAGAACCCGGTCGAGTATGAGGGCACCTACCCGCTCCCCGAGGCGCAGCTTGACCGCTTCATGTTCAAGCTGCGCGTCGATCACGGCTCGGCGGAGGTCGAGCAGGAGGTGGTGCGCCGGCACCTCGCCGGCTTCGAGCGCAACCACCTGGAGGCGGCCGGCCTGCGGGCGGTCCTCGGACCGGCCGACCTGCTGGCCTGCCGCGCCGACCTGGGCCGCGTGGCGGTCGAGCCGGACGTGCTGGCCTACATCGTCGAGATCGGCCGGGCCACGCGCCGCAACAACGATCTGCAACTCGGCAGCAGCGTGCGC includes:
- a CDS encoding MoxR family ATPase, with protein sequence MTVDPSGHPGQPANPPSQPPDPLARLAQAYAVARAETARAIVGQEATFELLFAALLAGGHVLLEGVPGTAKTLLAQTLAALVAGTFRRVQFTPDLMPSDVVGTTVFDPRAVEFHFRSGPVFCHVLLADEINRAPAKTQAALLEAMEERRVTVDGVGHPLPEPFMVIATQNPVEYEGTYPLPEAQLDRFMFKLRVDHGSAEVEQEVVRRHLAGFERNHLEAAGLRAVLGPADLLACRADLGRVAVEPDVLAYIVEIGRATRRNNDLQLGSSVRGPLALALGARALAALRGRPYVTPDDVKELVGPTLRHRIILKPDAEIEGLTADDVLNRTLAGVPVPR